A part of Halobacillus shinanisalinarum genomic DNA contains:
- a CDS encoding aminopeptidase, producing the protein MLLPSQEQLGKYAELALQTGVNLQKDQKLMINSTVEGAPFTRVIARKAYEMGAEDVYIVWADDELTRLRYEHADVEVLKEVPDWQKDMYSYFGEKGAAILSVRSTDPDLLQGIDAGKVAAATKARSEAMTKFREFTMNDRIQWSIVSIPIPAWAQKIFPNETEETAVAKLWEQIFSIVRVDQEEPVAAWEEHNRKLRQAREFLNKKKYSKLIYKAPGTDLEVELPQNHIWKGGAAQTVEGNVSFNPNMPTEEVFTAPHKYGVNGQVSSTKPLNYGGNVIDNFTLTFKEGKVVDYKAEEGEETLKHLLDTDDGSRRLGELALVPHESPISQSGLIFYNTLYDENASCHLALGKAYPNNVEGGSDMNETELDQSGVNHSLSHVDFMMGSGELDIDGVLEDGSTEPVMRKGSWAISFE; encoded by the coding sequence AGGTGCTCCGTTTACTCGTGTAATTGCTAGAAAAGCTTATGAAATGGGTGCCGAGGATGTGTACATTGTTTGGGCTGACGATGAGTTAACACGTCTTCGCTACGAGCATGCGGATGTAGAAGTATTGAAGGAAGTCCCTGATTGGCAGAAGGACATGTATAGTTATTTCGGTGAGAAGGGGGCTGCGATTCTGTCTGTTCGTTCCACAGACCCTGACCTGCTACAAGGGATTGATGCAGGAAAGGTAGCTGCTGCAACTAAAGCTCGTTCTGAAGCAATGACGAAGTTTAGAGAGTTTACAATGAATGATCGCATCCAGTGGTCAATTGTGAGCATTCCCATTCCGGCTTGGGCGCAAAAGATTTTTCCAAATGAAACAGAGGAAACTGCTGTTGCTAAATTGTGGGAGCAAATCTTTAGTATCGTAAGAGTGGATCAGGAAGAGCCTGTGGCAGCATGGGAGGAACACAACCGTAAACTTAGACAGGCACGTGAGTTTTTAAATAAGAAGAAATATAGCAAGCTTATTTACAAAGCTCCTGGAACAGATCTTGAGGTAGAACTTCCGCAAAATCATATTTGGAAGGGCGGCGCCGCTCAAACCGTCGAAGGGAACGTGTCATTTAATCCGAATATGCCGACAGAGGAAGTGTTCACAGCCCCACATAAATATGGCGTAAACGGGCAAGTATCAAGTACGAAGCCGCTTAATTATGGCGGTAATGTCATCGATAACTTCACCCTCACCTTTAAAGAGGGCAAGGTTGTGGATTACAAGGCTGAGGAGGGTGAAGAAACACTTAAGCATCTATTGGATACAGATGATGGTTCTCGCAGGCTGGGAGAGCTTGCGCTTGTTCCGCATGAATCACCGATTTCCCAGTCTGGCTTAATTTTCTACAACACGCTTTATGATGAAAATGCTTCTTGTCATTTAGCGTTAGGAAAAGCTTATCCAAACAATGTAGAAGGTGGCTCAGACATGAATGAAACAGAGCTTGATCAGAGTGGTGTGAATCATAGCTTAAGCCATGTTGATTTCATGATGGGTTCAGGCGAACTTGATATTGATGGGGTGCTTGAAGATGGATCAACGGAACCCGTCATGAGAAAGGGAAGCTGGGCTATCTCTTTTGAATAA